From the Manihot esculenta cultivar AM560-2 chromosome 3, M.esculenta_v8, whole genome shotgun sequence genome, one window contains:
- the LOC110610857 gene encoding E3 ubiquitin-protein ligase UPL6 produces MFFSGDPTTRKRVDLGGRSSKERDRQKLIEQTRLERNRRLWLRQQNAAAIKIQKCFRGRKAVEAEHNKLREQFHGTYGKSCLNISRHSFGPDSEFLRNLFFFFNSQNYGDFTVLVETCRLLLQLVRDNGDIISLFGGVDYLANHALVDYRVKQLAYYCIQAVYHNREQLKDQLLMTPWESSEPAVVLLEVVVLLIDQKLPWACKIVSYLLQRNAFTLFREIVLVGKENKRPDSCGKVPSLERMLSLIISHVGQKPCICPHIDPQCSFSSQMLTIPFLWRVFPSLKEVFATRGLSQHYIHQMALCVQGHTNVLPNDVSAEYPGYACLLGNMLETAGVSLAQPDCSFEMAIDLAAVTTFLLETLPPIKSSSRETKESSTLGEDDASLPDEMEIILNIGLEQQIINGINSRFLLQLTNVLFGEISLSGSHYGLDEKEVKAVGAACSFLHVTFNTLPLERIMTILAYRTDLVRVLWNFMKQCHEKQKWSSLPEQLSHLPADAPGWLLPLAVFCPVYKHMLMIVDNEEFYEQEKPLSLKDIRCLIIILRQALWQLLWVNPMAHNNAVKQITNSPASKRNPVESIKQRVSDVASELLSQLQDWNNRRQFTPPSDFHADGVDDFFISQAVIDGTKANDIMKRAPFLVPFTSRVKIFNSQLLAARQRHGAHGVFTRNRFRIRRDRILEDAYNQMSALSEEDLRGLIRVTFVNEFGVEEAGIDGGGIFKDFMENITRAAFDVQYGLFKETADHLLYPNPGSGMIHEQHLQFFHFLGTLLAKAMFEGILVDIPFATFFLSKLKQKFNYLNDLPSLDPELYRHLIFLKHYQGDISELELYFVIVNNEYGEQTEEELLPGGRNLRVTNENVITFIHLVSNHRLNFQIRQQSSHFLRGFQQLIQKDWIDMFNEHELQLLISGSLDSLDVDDLRLHTNYAGGYHSEHYVIEMFWEVLKGFSLENQKKFLKFVTGCSRGPLLGFKFLEPLFCIQRAAGSASEEALDRLPTSATCMNLLKLPPYRSKQQLETKLLYAINAEAGFDLS; encoded by the exons ATGTTTTTCTCCGGTGATCCAACCACTCGGAAGCGAGTTGATTTGGGAGGTCGGAGCTCCAAGGAGAGAGACAGACAGAAACTTATAGAACAAACTAGATTGGAGAGAAACCGTCGATTGTGGTTGCGCCAACAGAATGCAGCTGCAATTAAAATTCAG AAATGCTTTAGAGGGAGAAAGGCAGTGGAAGCTGAGCATAATAAGCTGCGAGAACAGTTCCATGGAACCTATGGGAAGTCTTGCTTAAATATAAGCAG GCATTCTTTTGGTCCAGATTCAGAGTTCCTGCGCAATCTATTCTTTTTCTTCAATTCACAAAACTATGGTGATTTTACTGTCCTTGTGGAGACCTGCCGATTGCTTTTGCAACTTGTTCGAGATAATG GGGATATCATTAGTCTGTTTGGTGGTGTGGATTATCTGGCTAATCATGCTTTGGTGGATTATAGGGTGAAACAGCTTGCATACTATTGCATTCAGGCTGTATATCATAATAG AGAACAATTGAAGGATCAACTGTTGATGACACCATGGGAATCTAGTGAACCGGCAGTTGTCTTGCTGGAAGTTGTAGTTTTGTTGATAGATCAAAAACTTCCATGGGCATGTAAGATTGTCAGCTATCTATTGCAAAGAAATGCCTTCACTCTATTTAGAGAAATTGTTCTTGTGGGGAAG GAAAATAAAAGGCCTGACAGTTGTGGAAAAGTACCTTCGTTGGAGCGCATGCTTTCTTTGATAATTTCTCATGTTGGTCAGAAGCCATGTATTTGCCCACATATTGATCCGCAATGCAGTTTCTCCTCTCAGATGTTGACAATTCCTTTCTTGTGGCGGGTTTTTCCAAGCTTAAAAGAG GTTTTTGCAACTCGAGGGCTAAGCCAGCACTACATTCATCAGATGGCACTATGTGTGCAGGGTCATACTAATGTACTGCCCAATGATGTTTCAGCAGAATATCCTGGTTATGCCTGTCTCCTTGGAAACATGCTAGAGACTGCTGGAGTTTCTTTAGCGCAGCCTGATTGTTCATTTGAGATG GCCATAGACCTTGCAGCTGTTACAACATTCTTGTTGGagacacttcctcccataaaatCATCAAGTCGGGAAACTAAAGAAA GTTCCACACTGGGCGAGGATGACGCCTCTCTGCCAGATGAAATGGAAATAATTTTGAACATAGGTTTGGAACAACAAATAATCAATGGTATAAATTCCCGCTTCCTTTTACAATTG ACAAATGTTTTATTTGGAGAAATTTCACTCAGTGGTTCTCATTATGGACTAGATGAAAAAGAGGTTAAAGCTGTTGGTGCTGCCTGTTCTTTTCTTCATGTCACTTTTAATACTTTACCGCTCGAAAGAATCATGACTATACTAGCTTATAGAACTGATCTAGTTCGAGTGCTCTGGAATTTTATGAAGCAGTGTCATGAAAAGCAAAAATGGTCATCTTTGCCGGAGCAGTTATCACATCTTCCAGCTGATGCGCCTGGATGGTTACTGCCTCTAGCTGTTTTTTGTCCTGTGTACAA GCACATGCTTATGATTGTTGATAATGAGGAGTTCTATGAACAGGAGAAGCCACTATCATTGAAAGATATCCGATgcctaattattattttgagacAG GCCTTATGGCAACTCCTTTGGGTGAATCCCATGGCACACAATAATGCAGTGAAACAGATTACTAACTCTCCTGCTAGTAAGCGGAACCCAGTTGAATCTATTAAACAAAGAGTTAGCGATGTTGCTTCTGAACTCCTCTCTCAG TTGCAAGATTGGAACAACAGACGGCAATTTACTCCACCGAGTGACTTCCATGCTGATGGTGTTGATGATTTCTTCATTTCTCAG GCTGTAATAGACGGAACCAAAGCAAATGACATAATGAAGCGAGCTCCATTTTTGGTACCTTTTACAAGCAGGGTTAAGATATTCAAT TCACAATTATTGGCGGCCAGGCAAAGACATGGGGCTCATGGTGTTTTTACTAGAAACAGATTCAGAATTCGACGGGATCGTATTCTGGAAGATGCTTATAATCAGATGAGTGCATTATCTGAGGAAGATCTTCGAGGATTG ATACGTGTAACATTTGTCAATGAATTTGGAGTTGAGGAGGCTGGCATTGATGGTGGTGGAATTTTTAAAGATTTCATGGAGAACATTACCCGAGCAGCATTTGATGTGCAGTATGGGTTATTTAAG GAAACTGCAGATCACCTACTCTATCCTAATCCTGGCTCAGGGATGATACATGAACAGCATCTTcagttttttcattttcttggaACGCTTCTTGCTAAG GCCATGTTTGAAGGTATTCTTGTTGATATACCATTTGCAACATTCTTCTTGAGCAAATTAAAACAAAA GTTCAACTACCTGAATGACTTGCCTTCCTTGGACCCAGAATTATATCGCCATCTTATTTTCCTGAAG CACTATCAAGGTGACATTTCTGAGTTGGAACTCTACTTTGTCATTGTAAATAATGAATATGGAGAGCAAACAGAAGAAGAGCTGCTTCCTGGAGGAAGAAACTTGCGCGTTACTAATGAGAATGTTATTACATTTATTCATCTTGTGTCCAATCATCGTTTGAATTTTCAG ATACGCCAACAAAGTTCTCATTTTTTGAGGGGCTTTCAGCAGCTTATACAGAAAGACTGGATTGATATGTTCAATGAACATGAACTTCAG CTCTTGATATCAGGTTCACTTGACAGCTTGGATGTTGATGACCTTCGTCTTCATACCAACTATGCTGGAGGTTATCACAGT GAGCATTATGTCATTGAGATGTTCTGGGAAGTTCTGAAAGGCTTTTCATTGGAAAATCAAAAGAAATTTTTGAA GTTTGTGACTGGTTGCTCGCGAGGACCACTACTTGGATTTAAATTCCTTGAGCCATTATTTTGCATACAGAG GGCTGCGGGCAGTGCTTCTGAAGAAGCTCTTGACCGTTTACCAACTTCAGCTACTTGCATGAATCTTCTGAAGCTTCCACCTTATAGAAG CAAACAGCAACTGGAAACAAAATTGCTCTATGCTATAAATGCGGAAGCTGGTTTTGATTTGAGCTGA